One Sagittula stellata E-37 genomic window carries:
- a CDS encoding D-2-hydroxyacid dehydrogenase family protein, with translation MKVHILDDWFDTLRGLPCFRLLDGHDVTVWTDHEPDEAALAARLAEAECVVLFRERTRVTRGLLERLPKLRLISQRGVWPHVDVAACTDRRVLLCSNKGADGANYAAAELTFALILAAMRQLPQQMASAKAGQWQMGVGRTLRGRTLGLYGYGRIGRVVADYARAFGMQVQWWASDEGRSRARVAGELVADSRAAFFAESDVVSLHLRLTPETRGIVTADDLAQMPQRSVLVNTSRAGLIAPGALLDGLNAGYPGMAAVDVFDTEPLTDAHDPLLSHPNLIATPHIGFVTEDEFDKQFADIFEQVNAYAAGQPIHMVNPSVFER, from the coding sequence GACGTCACGGTCTGGACCGACCATGAACCCGACGAGGCGGCGCTGGCGGCCCGCCTCGCAGAGGCCGAGTGTGTCGTGCTGTTCCGGGAACGTACACGGGTCACGCGGGGCCTTCTTGAGCGCCTGCCGAAGCTGCGGCTGATCTCTCAACGCGGGGTCTGGCCGCACGTGGATGTGGCGGCCTGCACCGACCGGCGTGTGTTGCTCTGCTCGAACAAGGGCGCTGACGGCGCGAACTATGCCGCCGCCGAACTGACCTTCGCCCTGATCCTCGCGGCCATGCGCCAGTTGCCGCAGCAGATGGCTAGCGCCAAGGCCGGACAGTGGCAGATGGGCGTGGGCCGAACCCTGCGCGGCCGGACGCTGGGGCTGTATGGCTATGGCCGGATAGGTCGCGTGGTGGCGGACTACGCCCGCGCCTTCGGGATGCAGGTGCAATGGTGGGCCTCCGACGAGGGGCGCAGCCGGGCGCGCGTGGCGGGCGAGCTTGTCGCGGACAGCCGGGCCGCCTTCTTCGCCGAAAGTGACGTGGTCTCCCTTCACCTGCGCCTGACACCGGAAACGCGTGGCATCGTCACTGCGGACGACCTGGCGCAGATGCCGCAGCGCTCTGTCCTGGTGAACACGTCCCGCGCCGGGCTGATCGCGCCGGGCGCGTTGCTTGACGGGTTGAATGCGGGCTATCCCGGCATGGCAGCCGTCGACGTCTTCGACACCGAGCCGCTGACAGACGCCCATGACCCGCTGCTGTCCCATCCCAATCTGATCGCCACGCCACATATCGGTTTTGTCACCGAGGACGAGTTCGACAAGCAGTTCGCGGATATCTTCGAGCAGGTGAATGCCTACGCTGCCGGCCAGCCGATCCACATGGTCAATCCTTCCGTCTTCGAGCGATAA
- a CDS encoding AbrB family transcriptional regulator, translating to MQQRGLTFVLASFGAALFWLGNLPLPFLFGPMSFCLAGALAHLPLKGFGQVSVAARTILGVAVGASITPDVIAQLPRMAVSVALIPVFIAVIALVGVPFFRKLWGFDAPTAYYAAMPGGLQDMVIFGTEAGANPRVLSLVHGTRVLIIVTLAPFILGHFYGVGLTNPIGAPAADLPVHELLIMAVAALIGWKGGERIGLFGASILGPMIVTAALSLADVIHARPPAEAILLAQFFIGCGIGVQFRGVTWKELTRVVAAGIAYVLVLAVLAAVFSGVVTGLGLGEPVAAFLAFAPGGQAEMTVLAIVTGADLGFVITHHLTRIVIVIVGAPVLAALIARRRKD from the coding sequence ATGCAGCAGCGTGGGCTGACTTTCGTCCTTGCGTCGTTTGGGGCGGCGCTGTTCTGGTTGGGCAACCTGCCGCTGCCGTTTCTTTTCGGTCCGATGAGTTTCTGCCTCGCAGGGGCGCTGGCCCATCTGCCGCTGAAGGGCTTCGGGCAGGTGTCTGTGGCGGCCCGAACGATTCTCGGGGTTGCGGTCGGCGCCTCCATCACGCCCGACGTCATCGCCCAACTGCCGCGCATGGCGGTCTCTGTCGCGCTGATCCCCGTGTTCATCGCGGTGATCGCGCTGGTGGGCGTGCCGTTCTTCCGCAAGCTCTGGGGGTTCGACGCGCCCACGGCCTATTACGCGGCCATGCCGGGGGGGCTTCAGGACATGGTGATCTTCGGCACCGAGGCCGGGGCCAATCCGCGCGTGCTGTCACTGGTTCACGGCACGCGCGTCCTGATCATCGTGACGCTTGCGCCTTTCATCCTCGGGCACTTCTACGGCGTCGGTCTGACCAATCCCATCGGAGCGCCGGCCGCCGATCTGCCAGTGCACGAGTTGTTGATCATGGCCGTCGCCGCTTTGATCGGCTGGAAGGGCGGGGAACGCATAGGGCTGTTCGGAGCGTCGATCCTGGGGCCAATGATCGTCACGGCGGCGCTGTCGCTGGCCGATGTGATCCATGCCCGGCCCCCGGCCGAGGCGATCCTGCTGGCGCAGTTCTTCATCGGCTGCGGGATCGGGGTGCAGTTCCGTGGGGTCACATGGAAGGAACTCACCCGCGTGGTCGCGGCAGGTATCGCCTACGTACTGGTGCTGGCTGTCCTCGCGGCGGTCTTTTCCGGCGTCGTCACGGGGTTGGGGCTGGGAGAGCCGGTGGCCGCGTTCCTGGCCTTCGCGCCCGGCGGGCAGGCCGAGATGACGGTGCTGGCCATTGTGACCGGTGCAGATCTCGGGTTTGTCATCACCCACCATCTGACGCGCATCGTCATCGTGATCGTCGGCGCGCCGGTGCTGGCCGCGCTTATCGCTCGAAGACGGAAGGATTGA
- a CDS encoding GntR family transcriptional regulator: MTTEDDGTPQGNAAYARLLTELREGRLNPGDRLRETELADRLGMSRTPVREAIRQLEADGIVTHVPRQGATIRTLDYAEVMELYEMRAVLEGTAARLAARAASDIEIEELIDMNQQMSHLGNVPEAFVLNRQFHAALLDAAKNRFLTRSIHALQKALMILGPTTLTEPDRAEKAVEEHFGVLDAIKARDGALAEAAMRAHIEAAQRVRVRALRTLPNRTPGFDGDLL; encoded by the coding sequence ATGACGACCGAAGACGACGGCACCCCGCAGGGCAACGCCGCCTACGCCCGCCTGCTGACCGAGTTGCGCGAAGGCCGCCTGAACCCCGGCGACCGGTTGCGCGAGACCGAGCTGGCCGACCGGCTCGGCATGTCCCGCACCCCGGTGCGCGAGGCGATTCGCCAGCTCGAGGCCGACGGCATCGTCACCCATGTCCCCCGTCAGGGCGCGACGATCCGGACGCTGGATTACGCCGAGGTCATGGAGCTTTACGAAATGCGCGCCGTACTCGAAGGCACGGCGGCGCGGCTGGCGGCGCGGGCGGCCTCGGACATCGAAATCGAGGAGCTGATCGACATGAACCAGCAGATGTCGCACCTGGGCAACGTGCCCGAGGCCTTCGTGCTGAACCGCCAGTTCCATGCCGCGCTGCTGGATGCCGCCAAGAACCGCTTTCTCACCCGGTCGATCCACGCGCTGCAGAAGGCGCTGATGATCCTGGGCCCGACGACGCTGACCGAACCGGACCGCGCCGAGAAAGCGGTAGAGGAACATTTCGGCGTACTCGATGCGATCAAGGCGCGTGACGGCGCCCTGGCCGAGGCCGCCATGCGCGCCCACATCGAGGCCGCTCAACGGGTGCGGGTGCGCGCCCTGCGCACCCTGCCCAACCGTACCCCCGGCTTTGACGGAGACCTACTGTGA
- the tcuA gene encoding FAD-dependent tricarballylate dehydrogenase TcuA, which yields MNQTADTPDIVVIGGGNAALCAAITAAEAGARVLILESAPKPYRGGNSRHTRNFRCMHHGPLGPLVDSYTEEEYLADLMKVTGGKTDEHLARLAIRTSEECLPWMQEHGVRFQPSLSGTLSLARTNAFFLGGGKSLVNAYYRTAARLGVEVHYEAEVTHLELDNDRIAFVEYAHQGETRRVTPKSVVVASGGFQADTDWLARAWGPAAKNFLIRGTPYNRGVVLADLLDQGVEQVGDPTQCHAVAIDGRAPKFDGGIVTRLDCVPFSIVVNKDAQRFYDEGEDVWPKRYAIWGRLVAAQPDQVGYVIIDAKSLNLFMPSVFPPIKADTLEELADKMELPADALVQTVAEFNAACGDTSGFHPTELDGVSTNGLTPPKTNWARPITEPPFYGYSLRTGVTFTYLGLKVDERAQCAIGNRPVRNLWAAGETMAGSILGQGYLAGFGMTIGTVFGRIAGKEAAAHAN from the coding sequence GTGAACCAAACTGCCGATACCCCCGACATCGTCGTCATCGGCGGCGGAAATGCGGCGCTCTGTGCCGCCATCACCGCCGCCGAGGCGGGCGCCCGCGTGCTGATCCTGGAATCCGCACCCAAGCCATACCGCGGCGGCAATTCCCGCCACACACGCAACTTCCGCTGTATGCACCACGGCCCGCTCGGCCCGCTGGTCGACAGCTACACCGAAGAGGAATACCTCGCCGATCTGATGAAAGTGACCGGCGGCAAGACGGACGAGCATCTGGCCCGCCTCGCCATCCGCACGTCGGAGGAATGCCTGCCATGGATGCAGGAACACGGCGTCCGCTTTCAGCCCTCGCTCTCGGGCACGCTGTCGCTGGCACGCACGAACGCGTTCTTCCTCGGCGGCGGCAAGAGCCTTGTGAACGCCTATTACCGCACCGCAGCGCGCCTCGGCGTGGAGGTGCACTACGAGGCCGAAGTCACCCACCTCGAACTCGACAACGACCGCATCGCCTTCGTCGAATATGCCCATCAAGGCGAGACGCGGCGCGTCACGCCGAAGTCCGTCGTCGTGGCCTCCGGCGGTTTCCAGGCCGACACCGACTGGCTTGCCCGCGCATGGGGGCCTGCGGCGAAGAACTTCCTGATCCGGGGCACGCCCTACAACCGGGGTGTAGTGCTGGCCGATCTGCTGGACCAGGGCGTCGAACAGGTCGGCGACCCGACACAATGCCACGCTGTGGCCATCGACGGCCGCGCCCCGAAGTTCGACGGCGGCATCGTCACGCGGCTTGATTGCGTGCCCTTCTCCATCGTGGTGAACAAGGACGCGCAGCGCTTCTACGACGAGGGCGAGGACGTCTGGCCCAAACGCTACGCGATCTGGGGCCGCCTTGTCGCGGCTCAACCCGATCAGGTGGGCTACGTCATCATCGACGCCAAGTCGCTGAACCTGTTCATGCCGTCGGTCTTTCCGCCGATCAAGGCCGACACGCTGGAAGAGCTGGCCGACAAGATGGAACTGCCCGCCGATGCGCTGGTGCAGACCGTCGCAGAATTCAACGCCGCTTGCGGTGACACCTCGGGTTTCCACCCCACCGAACTCGACGGCGTGTCGACCAACGGCCTCACCCCGCCCAAGACCAACTGGGCCCGCCCCATCACCGAACCGCCGTTCTACGGCTACTCGCTCAGGACCGGCGTGACCTTCACCTACCTCGGGCTGAAGGTCGACGAGCGCGCCCAATGCGCCATTGGCAACCGCCCCGTCCGAAACCTCTGGGCCGCGGGCGAAACCATGGCCGGGTCGATCCTGGGTCAGGGTTACCTCGCCGGCTTCGGCATGACCATCGGAACCGTCTTCGGACGCATCGCAGGCAAGGAGGCCGCCGCCCATGCAAACTGA
- the tcuB gene encoding tricarballylate utilization 4Fe-4S protein TcuB, with the protein MQTDLLQEARRQAEICNACRYCEGYCSVFPALHAERAFSDGDLTQLANLCHNCRGCYYACQYTAPHEFDLNLPQALADVRQDSWEDLAFPQAAGRAFQKNGVLIALATVVGFALLFWAARSLASQGGEGFYAVLSHNAMVAIFLPAFLFPLVSIGISLRRYWRHVGAQPLKPAHLAQAFRQAANMKNLKGGHGDGCNFEDEDRFTHARRAVHQAVMYGFLLCFASTSVATVMHYALHMPAPYGLLSLPKILGLSGGLLLVAGCFEMIRLKLRSDRNLGASGAFGGEIAFIGLLGFVGLSGLVLYALGQTALMPPLLALHLGAVLAFFLLTPFTKMAHGFYRLAALAADAQR; encoded by the coding sequence ATGCAAACTGATCTGCTCCAGGAAGCCCGCCGCCAGGCCGAAATCTGCAATGCCTGCCGCTATTGCGAGGGCTACTGTTCGGTCTTCCCCGCACTGCACGCCGAGCGCGCGTTCAGCGACGGTGATCTCACACAACTGGCCAACCTCTGCCACAACTGCCGGGGCTGCTATTACGCCTGCCAGTACACCGCCCCCCACGAGTTTGACCTGAACCTGCCACAGGCGCTGGCGGATGTCCGGCAGGACAGCTGGGAAGACCTGGCCTTTCCGCAAGCGGCGGGTCGGGCCTTCCAGAAGAACGGGGTTCTGATCGCGCTGGCCACGGTTGTCGGTTTCGCGCTCCTGTTCTGGGCGGCGCGGTCTCTGGCCAGTCAGGGCGGCGAAGGCTTCTACGCAGTGCTGTCGCACAATGCCATGGTTGCGATCTTCCTGCCCGCCTTCCTCTTCCCGCTGGTCAGCATCGGCATCAGTTTGCGTCGGTACTGGCGCCATGTCGGCGCGCAGCCGCTGAAGCCGGCGCATCTGGCACAGGCATTCCGGCAGGCTGCCAACATGAAGAACCTCAAGGGCGGTCATGGCGACGGCTGCAACTTCGAAGACGAAGACCGTTTCACCCATGCGCGACGGGCGGTCCATCAGGCGGTGATGTATGGTTTCCTGCTGTGCTTCGCCTCGACCAGCGTTGCGACCGTGATGCATTACGCGCTGCACATGCCCGCGCCCTACGGGCTGTTGTCCCTGCCCAAGATCCTCGGGTTGTCGGGCGGACTGTTGCTGGTGGCCGGCTGTTTCGAGATGATCCGGCTGAAGTTGAGATCCGACCGGAACCTTGGGGCCAGCGGCGCCTTCGGCGGCGAAATCGCCTTTATCGGCCTGCTGGGGTTCGTGGGCCTGAGCGGATTGGTGCTCTATGCCCTTGGCCAGACAGCGCTGATGCCCCCGCTGCTTGCCCTGCATCTGGGCGCGGTCCTTGCCTTCTTCCTGCTGACACCCTTCACCAAGATGGCACATGGGTTCTACAGGCTTGCCGCGCTTGCCGCCGACGCGCAGAGGTGA
- a CDS encoding Hint domain-containing protein: protein MTNRPNARLRARHVVPRETLNAVCAGTLVLTLDGELPVEYLTPGDRIITRTAGTARLHALRHRRLTVDAVSIAHGTLGNARPDRDVILPGCQEILVRDWRASALFGAAQALVPACRLVDGTYIRSLGRETLDLFELHFETPQILYADGLELASAQTVVAPA, encoded by the coding sequence ATGACGAACCGACCGAACGCGCGCTTGCGCGCGCGGCATGTCGTGCCACGCGAGACGCTGAACGCAGTCTGCGCGGGTACGCTCGTGCTGACTCTCGATGGCGAGCTGCCCGTCGAATACCTGACGCCCGGCGACCGGATCATCACCCGCACCGCGGGCACCGCTCGCCTGCACGCCCTGCGCCACAGGCGCCTGACGGTCGATGCGGTCAGCATCGCGCATGGCACGCTGGGCAACGCCCGGCCCGACCGTGACGTGATCCTGCCCGGCTGCCAGGAGATCCTCGTGCGCGACTGGCGGGCAAGCGCGCTTTTCGGTGCGGCCCAGGCGCTGGTGCCGGCCTGCCGGCTCGTCGACGGCACCTACATCCGCAGCCTTGGCCGAGAGACGCTGGACCTGTTCGAACTGCACTTCGAGACGCCGCAGATCCTGTATGCCGACGGGCTGGAACTGGCTTCCGCGCAAACCGTCGTCGCCCCGGCCTGA
- a CDS encoding P-II family nitrogen regulator, producing MKKIEAIIKPFKLDEVKEALQEAGIQGLSVVEVKGFGRQKGHTELYRGAEYVVDFLPKVKIEIVLDDDQVDGAIEAIVSAAKTDKIGDGKIFVSHVEQAIRIRTGESGSDAL from the coding sequence ATGAAGAAGATCGAAGCCATCATCAAGCCATTCAAGCTTGATGAAGTCAAAGAGGCTTTGCAGGAGGCCGGCATCCAGGGCCTTTCCGTCGTCGAGGTGAAGGGCTTCGGCCGCCAGAAAGGTCATACCGAACTGTATCGCGGTGCCGAATACGTGGTGGATTTCCTTCCCAAGGTGAAGATCGAGATCGTTCTTGACGACGATCAGGTCGATGGTGCCATCGAGGCCATCGTTTCCGCGGCCAAGACCGACAAGATCGGCGACGGCAAGATCTTCGTAAGCCACGTCGAGCAGGCCATTCGCATTCGTACCGGCGAATCCGGCTCGGACGCGCTCTGA
- the glnA gene encoding type I glutamate--ammonia ligase produces the protein MSNADVLKLIKDEDIAYVDIRFTDPRGKLQHVTVMSDLVDEDFLEEGFMFDGSSIAGWKSIEASDMKLMPDPDSVYIDPFYAEKTLCVHCSVVEPDTGEAYNRDPRGTAQLAEAYLKSSGIGDVAYFGPEAEFFLFDDVKIAVSPNKVSYEVDADHAAWNTDAEFEMGNLGHRPTYKGGYFPVNPSDDGQDIRSEMLSTMKRLGMKVDKHHHEVATSQHELGLVFSSLTKQADELQKYKYVIHNVAQAYGRSATFMPKPIKGDNGSGMHVNMSIWKDGKPLFAGDKYADLSDEALYFIGGILKHAKALNAFTNPSTNSYKRLVPGYEAPVLRAYSASNRSGCVRIPWTQSPKAKRVEARFPDPAANPYLCFSALLMAGLDGITNKIHPGEAMDKNLYDLPPEELADIPTVCGSLREALAELEADMDFLLAGDVFTKDQIEGYIELKMEELEMYEMTPHPVEFALYYSC, from the coding sequence ATGAGCAACGCTGACGTTCTCAAGCTGATCAAGGACGAGGATATTGCCTACGTCGACATCCGCTTCACCGACCCGCGCGGCAAGCTGCAGCACGTGACCGTGATGAGCGACCTGGTCGACGAGGACTTCCTCGAAGAAGGCTTCATGTTCGACGGTTCCTCCATCGCCGGCTGGAAGTCGATCGAAGCCTCCGACATGAAGCTGATGCCCGACCCGGACTCGGTCTACATCGACCCGTTCTATGCCGAGAAGACGCTCTGCGTGCACTGCTCCGTCGTCGAGCCGGACACAGGCGAAGCCTACAACCGCGACCCGCGCGGCACCGCGCAGCTGGCCGAGGCCTACCTGAAGTCCTCCGGCATCGGTGACGTCGCCTACTTCGGCCCCGAGGCCGAGTTCTTCCTGTTCGACGATGTCAAGATCGCCGTCTCCCCGAACAAGGTGTCCTACGAGGTCGACGCCGACCACGCCGCATGGAACACCGACGCGGAATTCGAGATGGGCAACCTGGGCCACCGTCCGACCTACAAGGGCGGCTACTTCCCGGTGAACCCGTCCGACGATGGCCAGGACATCCGCTCCGAGATGCTGTCGACCATGAAACGCCTCGGCATGAAGGTCGACAAGCACCACCACGAAGTGGCGACCTCGCAGCACGAGCTGGGCCTTGTCTTCTCCTCGCTGACCAAACAGGCCGACGAGCTGCAGAAATACAAGTACGTCATCCACAACGTGGCGCAGGCCTACGGTCGTTCGGCAACGTTCATGCCGAAGCCGATCAAGGGCGACAACGGTTCGGGCATGCACGTCAACATGTCGATCTGGAAAGACGGCAAGCCGCTCTTCGCGGGCGACAAGTACGCCGACCTCTCCGACGAGGCGCTGTACTTCATCGGCGGCATCCTGAAGCACGCCAAGGCGCTCAACGCCTTCACCAACCCGTCGACCAACTCCTACAAGCGTCTGGTCCCGGGCTACGAGGCCCCCGTTCTGCGCGCCTACTCCGCATCCAACCGGTCGGGCTGCGTGCGTATTCCGTGGACCCAGTCGCCGAAGGCAAAGCGCGTCGAAGCCCGCTTCCCCGACCCGGCGGCGAACCCCTACCTGTGCTTCTCGGCCCTGCTGATGGCCGGCCTCGACGGGATCACCAACAAGATCCATCCGGGCGAAGCCATGGACAAGAACCTCTATGACCTGCCGCCGGAAGAACTGGCCGACATCCCGACCGTCTGCGGCTCGCTGCGCGAAGCCTTGGCTGAACTGGAAGCCGACATGGACTTCCTGCTGGCCGGTGACGTGTTCACCAAGGACCAGATCGAAGGCTACATCGAGCTGAAGATGGAAGAGCTGGAAATGTACGAAATGACGCCGCACCCGGTCGAATTCGCACTGTACTACTCCTGCTGA
- a CDS encoding lytic murein transglycosylase produces the protein MRRIVHAALLSLLATSPAFAASCITDQGSFGAYKAAFAQQAASRGVGQRGLQALQGAQLSSITWRFESRPSSQTGVSHADPATFLAKRTGGSAQAFVNAARSRMNKNANLFNSIERQYGVPGSVLAVIWGLETSWGGYLGKTPIVGGAVTLASYCRRHPRFEPHAEAALMMVDRGMISPNTQGGPSGELGHMQFLAGNWMRYGVDANGDGRADPYNAADALASAANLLRQNGWQKGQPFGEGTRNFRALSAWNDSGNYQRAIAYAAQAVGN, from the coding sequence ATGCGCCGTATCGTTCACGCAGCCCTGCTGTCTCTTCTCGCAACCTCGCCGGCATTCGCGGCGAGCTGCATCACCGACCAAGGCTCTTTCGGCGCCTACAAGGCCGCGTTCGCCCAGCAAGCGGCATCGCGCGGCGTAGGCCAGCGTGGCCTGCAGGCGCTGCAGGGGGCACAGCTGTCCTCCATTACCTGGCGGTTCGAATCCCGCCCCTCCAGCCAGACGGGCGTGTCGCATGCCGACCCGGCGACCTTCCTCGCCAAGCGCACCGGCGGATCGGCACAGGCCTTCGTGAACGCCGCGCGCTCCCGGATGAACAAAAACGCCAACCTTTTCAATTCCATCGAACGGCAATACGGCGTACCAGGCAGCGTGCTTGCGGTGATCTGGGGGCTTGAGACCTCTTGGGGCGGCTACCTTGGCAAGACGCCGATCGTCGGTGGCGCCGTGACGCTGGCCTCCTACTGCCGCCGTCATCCGCGATTCGAACCCCACGCGGAAGCTGCGCTGATGATGGTCGACCGTGGCATGATTTCGCCCAACACGCAGGGCGGCCCCTCGGGTGAGCTGGGCCATATGCAGTTCCTCGCCGGCAACTGGATGCGCTACGGTGTCGATGCCAACGGCGACGGTCGGGCCGATCCCTACAACGCCGCCGATGCCCTGGCCTCCGCAGCAAATCTCCTGCGCCAGAACGGTTGGCAGAAGGGTCAGCCGTTCGGAGAAGGCACGCGGAACTTCCGTGCCCTGTCGGCGTGGAACGACAGTGGCAACTACCAGCGCGCCATCGCCTATGCAGCCCAGGCCGTCGGCAACTGA
- a CDS encoding FkbM family methyltransferase: MVLGFVKSAGRAYYRAKGYFPATIRGNDFKLDPYHFAFWSAASQERWEPSTFDVITKYLSPEATYIDIGAWIGPTVLHAAKQCKQVYCFEPDPTALRFLNWNLDLNELHNVHALGVAVAAEAGLLKMATFGDNPGDSKTSLLQNEAQYFVHVLAITWADFIQKAQPENVSLIKIDTEGAEFDLIPTMREYLEDNRPALFLSTHAPYLDESKRMDAMAALLDALSFYPNIYDEFLKPIGRDEFLSRKASEEFGTYLFADD; this comes from the coding sequence ATGGTACTCGGATTTGTTAAGTCGGCTGGCCGCGCATATTATCGGGCGAAGGGCTATTTCCCGGCAACCATTCGCGGGAACGATTTCAAGCTCGATCCATATCATTTCGCTTTCTGGAGCGCCGCGTCGCAAGAACGCTGGGAGCCAAGCACTTTCGACGTAATCACGAAATACCTTTCGCCCGAAGCGACGTATATCGATATCGGCGCGTGGATCGGCCCTACGGTGTTACACGCTGCCAAGCAATGCAAACAGGTCTATTGCTTCGAACCCGACCCGACAGCGTTGCGGTTCCTGAACTGGAACCTTGATCTGAACGAACTGCATAACGTTCACGCTCTGGGCGTGGCCGTTGCCGCCGAGGCCGGCCTTCTCAAAATGGCGACGTTTGGAGACAACCCCGGCGACAGCAAGACCAGCTTGTTGCAGAACGAAGCACAGTATTTTGTTCATGTTCTTGCGATCACCTGGGCCGACTTTATTCAGAAGGCTCAGCCCGAAAATGTCAGCTTGATAAAAATAGACACCGAAGGTGCGGAGTTCGATCTTATTCCGACGATGCGGGAGTATCTTGAAGACAACCGTCCGGCATTGTTCCTTTCGACACATGCGCCTTACCTTGACGAGTCGAAGCGGATGGATGCGATGGCTGCGCTTTTGGATGCCCTTTCTTTTTATCCCAACATATACGATGAGTTTCTGAAGCCGATAGGCCGCGATGAGTTTCTGTCACGGAAAGCTTCCGAGGAGTTTGGCACATATCTCTTTGCGGATGATTGA
- a CDS encoding heme-dependent oxidative N-demethylase family protein, whose translation MASQNSGASSRSWSRSMFGVDGSAALTLNAGMILQKRLPYDVSTPRRLPGVAPFDMADWLQVDEAYAGQMAERVRLLSERRTDVLRLDPDAKAAAGELLDLVLAHLPEGFSREGERIFCPDGRVVEADRSDPLGTLGVIVQEDLCLMQPRDGVHVLTGAVLCFPASWLLSEKFLRPLVGIHDPVKVYDEGLAKRVQRLFDGLQPGRPLWRYNLLNYDDPALFQPRSENARRPEVDQETAPFTRSERQCLVRLPQTGAVVFSIHTYIVAR comes from the coding sequence ATGGCATCGCAAAACAGCGGCGCGTCGTCCAGGTCGTGGTCGCGGTCCATGTTCGGGGTGGACGGGTCAGCGGCGCTGACCTTAAATGCGGGCATGATCCTGCAGAAACGCCTTCCCTACGATGTCTCGACTCCACGCCGCTTGCCGGGTGTCGCTCCCTTCGACATGGCCGACTGGCTGCAGGTGGACGAGGCTTACGCTGGACAGATGGCGGAACGCGTCAGGCTTTTGTCCGAGCGGCGGACCGATGTGCTGCGGCTCGATCCGGACGCCAAGGCGGCGGCAGGGGAATTGCTGGATCTCGTGCTGGCGCACCTGCCGGAAGGGTTTTCACGAGAGGGGGAGCGCATTTTCTGTCCTGACGGTCGTGTCGTCGAGGCCGATCGCAGCGACCCCTTGGGCACCCTTGGGGTGATTGTGCAGGAGGATTTGTGCCTCATGCAACCACGGGACGGCGTCCACGTTCTGACCGGCGCGGTTTTGTGTTTCCCCGCAAGTTGGCTCCTGTCGGAGAAGTTCCTCAGGCCGTTGGTGGGCATACATGACCCGGTCAAGGTCTATGACGAGGGGCTTGCCAAGCGGGTGCAGCGGTTGTTCGACGGGCTGCAGCCGGGTCGGCCGCTGTGGCGCTACAACCTGTTGAACTATGACGATCCCGCGTTGTTCCAGCCCCGGTCGGAAAACGCGCGCCGCCCGGAGGTTGACCAGGAAACGGCACCCTTCACGCGCAGCGAACGCCAATGCCTCGTGCGGTTGCCACAGACCGGCGCGGTCGTGTTTTCGATCCACACATACATCGTGGCCCGGTAG